A region from the Pseudomonas sp. P8_229 genome encodes:
- a CDS encoding carbohydrate porin produces MFRFTQSGWVNGVLLGLTCSAALPAFADTDSNLLTRNTLTGDWGGLRHQMDADGIRFTGDYTGEMAYNADGGLHRSARYSQNIKLGAQFDLSKLYGVDNAGKVQLTINDRRGNSASEDLVGNRLPIQENYGGLYTRLTELSYERSLFTPALNVKLGYMAMGNDLGGLDSGILCNFMNAGFCGHPLNMSGGSGWTNYPNAHLGVRVKYDLSPSWQLRVAAFNVDPESNGNSSRAWHLGPKHTTGTVVPIELVYKHAGALPGEYKLGYYYDSSDVKRIGSDKAVSGRGGHYLLIDQAVWSSQSSEGRSLHAFGQYSAASEAASPFSKWYGTGLVLYKPFEGRPRDTVALGYGRAVPNPRSRDVQQDAALANGTQFPNLDSGEQLIELGYGYQATPWLTLRPNMQYIIEPGAFSGQDIDNALVFGLQVKASL; encoded by the coding sequence ATGTTTCGTTTTACTCAATCCGGCTGGGTCAACGGTGTGCTGTTGGGCCTGACCTGCAGCGCCGCCCTGCCCGCCTTCGCCGACACCGATTCGAACTTGCTGACCCGCAACACCCTGACCGGCGACTGGGGCGGCCTGCGTCACCAGATGGACGCTGACGGCATCAGGTTCACCGGCGATTACACCGGTGAAATGGCCTACAACGCTGACGGCGGCCTGCACCGTTCGGCGCGCTACTCGCAGAACATCAAGCTCGGCGCGCAGTTCGACCTGAGCAAACTGTACGGTGTGGACAACGCCGGCAAGGTGCAGTTGACCATCAATGACCGACGCGGCAACAGCGCCTCCGAAGACCTGGTCGGCAACCGTCTGCCGATCCAGGAAAACTACGGCGGCCTCTACACCCGCCTGACCGAACTCAGCTACGAGCGCAGCCTGTTCACCCCGGCGCTCAACGTGAAACTGGGTTACATGGCCATGGGCAACGACCTCGGCGGCCTCGACAGCGGCATTCTCTGCAACTTCATGAACGCCGGTTTCTGCGGCCATCCGCTGAACATGTCCGGCGGCAGCGGCTGGACCAACTACCCCAACGCCCACTTGGGCGTGCGCGTGAAGTACGACCTGTCGCCGTCCTGGCAACTGCGCGTGGCCGCATTCAATGTCGATCCCGAGAGCAACGGCAACTCCAGTCGTGCCTGGCATCTGGGCCCGAAACACACTACCGGCACCGTGGTGCCGATCGAGCTGGTGTACAAGCACGCGGGCGCACTGCCGGGCGAGTACAAGCTTGGCTACTACTACGACAGCTCCGACGTGAAGCGCATCGGCAGCGACAAAGCAGTCTCCGGTCGTGGCGGTCATTACCTGCTGATCGATCAGGCCGTGTGGAGTTCGCAATCGTCCGAAGGCCGCAGCCTGCACGCCTTCGGCCAGTACTCGGCGGCCAGCGAAGCGGCATCGCCGTTCAGCAAGTGGTACGGCACTGGCCTGGTGCTGTACAAACCGTTCGAAGGTCGTCCGCGTGACACCGTTGCCTTGGGCTACGGTCGCGCCGTGCCGAACCCGCGCAGTCGCGACGTGCAGCAGGACGCCGCACTGGCCAACGGCACGCAGTTTCCGAATCTGGACAGTGGCGAGCAATTGATCGAACTCGGCTACGGCTATCAGGCCACCCCTTGGCTGACACTGCGCCCGAACATGCAATACATCATCGAACCGGGCGCCTTTTCAGGGCAGGACATCGACAACGCGCTGGTGTTTGGTTTGCAGGTCAAAGCTTCACTCTGA
- a CDS encoding glucose/quinate/shikimate family membrane-bound PQQ-dependent dehydrogenase, with translation MKQSQRLSGISKFILVGLGVIIALLGLALAAGGVKLVSLGGSWYFLVGGLVMTVSGLLIARFKTTGAWLFAAFLVGTAIWAVSDAGLVFWPVFSRLFMFSAVGLAVTLVYPLLKRANGGVPGRGAYGVAAVLAVALAVAAGNMFIAHPTVAATGTGPGLTPVEPANAQKDWAHYGNTEGGSRFAALDQINRNNVDKLKVAWTYHTGDVAESDGNGAEDQLTPLQIGNKVFICTPHNNLIALDADTGKELWKNAINAQSKVWQRCRGMAYFDATKAIAQPNNSSIIEAKPAPAANCQRRLLTNTIDARLIAVDADTGEFCQGFGTNGQIDLKAGLGEVPDSYYQLSSAPLMAGTTVVVGGRVADNVQTDMPGGVIRGFDVITGTMRWAFDPGNPQDKKAPADGSTYVRSTPNSWAPMSYDPATNTVFLPMGSSSTDIYGVERSKLDHTYGASILALDATTGDERWVFQTVHNDLWDFDLPMQPSLIDFDKDGKTVPALVIGTKAGQIYVLDRATGEPLTDVKEVPVKAANIPNEPYSPTQPKSLGMPQIGAQHLTESDMWGATPYDQLLCRIDFKSMRYDGLYTAPGTDKSLSFPGSLGGMNWGSLSTDPVHGFIFVNDMRLGLWIQMIPSQNKAQASSGGEALNTGMGAVPLKGTPYAVNKNRFLSVAGIPCQAPPFGTLTAIDMKTQKIAWQVPVGTVEDTGPLGIRMHLPIKIGLPTLGGTLSTQGGLIFIAGTQDFYLRAFNSGNGEEVWKARLPVGSQGGPMTYVSPKTGKQYIVVTAGGARQSTDRGDYVMAYALP, from the coding sequence GTGAAGCAGAGTCAACGCCTCTCAGGCATATCAAAATTCATTCTGGTCGGGCTGGGCGTGATCATCGCCCTCCTCGGCTTGGCACTTGCTGCTGGTGGCGTGAAATTGGTCAGCCTGGGAGGGTCCTGGTACTTCCTGGTGGGTGGGCTGGTCATGACCGTTTCCGGTCTGCTGATCGCTCGCTTCAAAACCACCGGTGCGTGGTTGTTCGCCGCATTCCTGGTGGGCACGGCGATCTGGGCAGTCAGTGATGCCGGGCTGGTGTTCTGGCCGGTGTTCTCGCGTCTGTTCATGTTCAGCGCCGTGGGCCTGGCGGTGACGCTGGTCTATCCGCTGCTCAAGCGTGCCAACGGTGGCGTACCAGGTCGCGGTGCCTATGGCGTTGCCGCTGTATTGGCGGTGGCGCTGGCCGTGGCTGCGGGCAACATGTTCATCGCGCACCCGACTGTCGCTGCTACCGGCACTGGCCCGGGCCTGACGCCCGTCGAGCCGGCCAACGCGCAAAAGGACTGGGCGCACTACGGTAATACCGAGGGCGGTAGCCGCTTCGCTGCGTTGGACCAGATCAACCGCAACAACGTCGACAAGTTGAAAGTGGCGTGGACCTACCACACCGGCGACGTCGCCGAGAGCGATGGCAACGGTGCTGAAGACCAGCTCACCCCGCTGCAGATCGGCAACAAGGTGTTCATCTGCACCCCGCACAACAACCTGATCGCGCTGGATGCCGACACCGGCAAAGAGCTGTGGAAGAACGCGATCAACGCCCAGTCGAAAGTCTGGCAGCGTTGCCGTGGCATGGCCTATTTCGATGCCACCAAGGCCATCGCTCAGCCGAACAATTCGAGCATCATCGAAGCCAAGCCTGCGCCGGCCGCCAATTGCCAGCGCCGTCTGCTGACCAACACCATCGACGCGCGCCTGATCGCCGTAGACGCGGACACTGGCGAGTTCTGCCAGGGTTTCGGCACCAACGGCCAGATTGATCTGAAGGCCGGTCTGGGTGAAGTCCCGGACAGCTACTACCAGCTCTCTTCCGCTCCGCTGATGGCCGGCACCACTGTGGTGGTTGGCGGTCGTGTGGCTGACAACGTGCAAACCGACATGCCGGGCGGCGTGATTCGTGGTTTCGACGTGATCACCGGCACCATGCGTTGGGCATTCGACCCGGGCAACCCGCAGGACAAAAAGGCTCCAGCCGACGGCAGCACTTATGTGCGCAGCACGCCGAACAGCTGGGCGCCGATGTCCTACGACCCGGCGACCAACACCGTGTTCCTGCCGATGGGCAGTTCGTCCACCGACATCTATGGTGTCGAGCGCAGCAAACTCGATCACACCTACGGCGCCTCGATCCTCGCGCTGGACGCCACCACCGGTGATGAGCGTTGGGTGTTTCAGACCGTGCACAACGACCTCTGGGACTTCGACCTGCCGATGCAGCCGAGCCTGATCGACTTCGACAAGGACGGCAAAACCGTACCGGCGCTGGTCATCGGCACCAAGGCCGGGCAGATCTATGTATTGGATCGTGCCACCGGCGAGCCACTGACCGACGTTAAAGAAGTACCGGTCAAAGCCGCGAACATCCCGAACGAACCCTACTCGCCAACCCAGCCGAAATCGCTGGGCATGCCGCAGATCGGTGCGCAGCACCTGACCGAATCCGACATGTGGGGGGCGACGCCGTACGACCAGTTGCTGTGCCGGATCGATTTCAAATCGATGCGTTATGACGGCCTGTACACCGCGCCGGGGACCGACAAATCGCTGAGCTTCCCGGGTTCGCTGGGCGGCATGAACTGGGGTAGCCTCTCCACTGACCCGGTGCACGGTTTCATCTTCGTCAACGACATGCGCCTGGGTCTGTGGATTCAGATGATCCCGTCGCAGAACAAGGCTCAGGCCTCTTCCGGTGGTGAAGCACTGAACACCGGCATGGGTGCCGTTCCGCTCAAAGGCACGCCGTATGCGGTGAACAAAAACCGCTTCCTGTCGGTTGCCGGCATTCCTTGCCAGGCACCGCCGTTCGGCACCCTGACCGCCATCGACATGAAGACCCAGAAAATCGCCTGGCAGGTTCCGGTCGGCACCGTTGAAGACACCGGTCCGCTGGGCATCCGCATGCACCTGCCGATCAAGATCGGTCTGCCGACCCTCGGCGGCACCCTGTCGACTCAAGGTGGCCTGATCTTCATCGCCGGCACTCAAGACTTCTACCTGCGCGCCTTCAACAGCGGCAACGGTGAAGAAGTGTGGAAAGCGCGTCTGCCAGTCGGCAGTCAGGGCGGCCCGATGACCTACGTTTCGCCGAAGACCGGCAAGCAGTACATCGTCGTCACCGCCGGCGGTGCACGCCAGTCGACCGACCGCGGCGACTACGTGATGGCCTACGCCTTGCCGTAA
- a CDS encoding TspO/MBR family protein, whose product MTKGIGQYSEVRHATSWRLKNQECVGHVITRLLLFPYLAWLCVAAALNFSMLRSHHGADHQLS is encoded by the coding sequence ATGACGAAAGGAATCGGGCAATACAGCGAGGTGCGGCACGCTACCAGTTGGCGTTTAAAAAACCAAGAGTGTGTCGGACATGTGATTACCCGGTTGCTGCTGTTTCCTTATCTGGCCTGGCTGTGTGTCGCTGCGGCGTTGAATTTCTCGATGCTGCGCAGTCACCATGGCGCGGACCATCAGCTGTCATAA
- a CDS encoding DUF1266 domain-containing protein, with product MFLLIAVIVSAWLLWRAFQPRGPRLFSQRKHWSLLLARPMADAMQVEGFYSPACDHFTEQAQKIMRTALLHQAGIRSNCNDEAVRSHFRATLEQQWYRLDLQALTADDEPRAAMAFACARVAFLVRCALLMRWIEPDLAWLVLLLNAQRAQDCFDSWEDFGTAYKSGREQWVAAFRVDSLGKAFPEQHLRQLLAPGSGAWADISWHTPAALNPVLSR from the coding sequence ATGTTTTTACTCATCGCAGTTATTGTTTCAGCGTGGTTGTTGTGGCGAGCATTCCAGCCACGCGGCCCGCGGTTGTTCAGCCAGCGCAAGCACTGGTCGCTGCTGCTGGCCAGGCCCATGGCCGATGCAATGCAAGTCGAGGGGTTCTACTCGCCGGCGTGCGATCACTTCACCGAGCAAGCGCAAAAAATCATGCGCACAGCGTTGCTGCACCAGGCCGGGATACGCAGCAATTGCAATGACGAGGCGGTGCGGTCGCACTTCAGGGCGACCCTTGAACAGCAATGGTACCGCCTCGACCTGCAGGCGCTGACGGCCGATGATGAGCCGCGTGCGGCCATGGCTTTTGCCTGCGCGCGGGTAGCGTTTCTGGTCCGTTGTGCGCTACTGATGCGTTGGATCGAGCCTGATCTCGCCTGGCTGGTGCTGCTGCTTAATGCACAGCGAGCGCAGGACTGCTTCGACAGTTGGGAGGATTTCGGCACAGCCTATAAGTCAGGGCGCGAACAGTGGGTTGCAGCGTTTCGCGTCGACTCGCTGGGTAAAGCGTTCCCCGAGCAGCATCTTCGCCAGTTGCTGGCCCCCGGCAGCGGTGCCTGGGCCGACATTTCCTGGCATACGCCAGCAGCGTTGAACCCGGTTCTGTCGCGGTAG
- a CDS encoding LacI family DNA-binding transcriptional regulator, with protein MTSVKDVAQLAGVSLMTVSRALNNPEKLSPETLLRVRRAIDELQFVPSLSARKMRGDNLQSRTIGVFALDTATTPFAVELLLSIEQTAQQAGWNVFILNLLSNPPTDQNIDLMLSHRPDGLIFSAMGFRQVCIPERLKSKPLVLANCVADDSRLVSYVPDDEMGQYRAVHHALSLGYKRPLCINLPKQSLAWGLRQKGLLRACQAFGLAPDALLQYDLSDHDAYCETAAVLDRHTIDGRPQFDILICGNDRIAFCAYQLLLSRGLKIPDDVAVLGYDNMIGIAQLFIPPLTTVQLPYYEIGRKAVRHLIESLDVSGAQPVDCPLVVRTSL; from the coding sequence ATGACTTCAGTGAAAGACGTTGCACAGCTGGCCGGCGTGTCCCTGATGACGGTTTCTCGAGCGCTCAACAACCCGGAAAAACTGAGCCCCGAAACCCTTCTGCGGGTGCGTCGAGCCATTGATGAACTGCAATTCGTACCGAGCCTGTCAGCGCGCAAGATGCGCGGCGACAACCTCCAGTCGCGAACCATCGGTGTGTTCGCGCTGGACACCGCGACCACACCATTCGCGGTCGAGTTGCTGCTGTCCATCGAACAGACCGCGCAGCAAGCAGGCTGGAATGTCTTTATCCTCAACCTGTTAAGCAACCCGCCCACCGACCAGAACATCGACCTGATGCTGTCGCACCGTCCGGACGGGTTGATCTTCAGCGCCATGGGGTTTCGCCAGGTGTGCATTCCCGAGCGATTGAAGAGCAAACCCCTGGTGCTCGCCAATTGCGTGGCCGATGACAGCCGTCTCGTCAGCTATGTGCCCGACGACGAAATGGGCCAGTATCGGGCCGTCCACCACGCGTTGAGCCTCGGCTATAAGCGTCCTCTGTGTATCAACCTGCCAAAACAAAGCCTGGCCTGGGGGCTGCGACAAAAAGGCCTGCTGCGTGCCTGTCAGGCATTCGGACTGGCACCTGACGCGCTCCTGCAATACGACCTTTCCGATCATGATGCCTATTGTGAAACAGCCGCTGTCCTCGACCGACACACCATTGATGGCCGACCCCAATTCGACATTCTGATCTGTGGCAACGACCGCATTGCCTTTTGTGCCTATCAGCTGTTGCTGAGCCGTGGCCTGAAAATCCCCGATGATGTCGCCGTGCTCGGCTATGACAACATGATCGGTATTGCGCAGCTGTTCATTCCGCCGCTGACCACGGTGCAACTGCCGTACTACGAGATCGGTCGCAAGGCTGTACGGCACCTGATCGAGTCCCTCGACGTATCGGGAGCCCAGCCAGTGGATTGTCCATTGGTGGTCAGAACATCTTTATGA
- a CDS encoding glycoside hydrolase family 32 protein, whose protein sequence is MSSSLDLAQRALSDSQSRVIPDYRPGYHISPPAGWMNDPNGVVYFRGEYHVFYQHYPFDAKWGPMYWGHAKSADLVHWQHLPIALAPGDDYDRDGCFSGSAVVCGDTLALIYTGHTWLGEVGDERFIRQVQCLATSTDGIRFAKHGVVIDTAPQDTIMHFRDPKVWQEDDCWYLIAGARLGDVPLLPLYRSTDLHAWEFLDYVSSGNAGDGYMWECPDLFRLNGRDVLLYSPQGMQAEGYDRLNKYQTGYRVGELDSKWHFTGGPFIELDNGHDFYAAQTLQAADGRRLVWAWLDMWESPMPSQAHHWCGMLGLPRELELCADRLCVYPARELTALRKAPLPGTAWWDESGTRWVPDVKGDMLEIHVHLDLLGCTGDLGIALRCSDDGREETLLYYDPSLQRLVLDRSHSGAQVSGQRSVAIDPTQERLELRVFLDRSSIEVFDENGRFSLSSRLYPRPDSLGVKLFASGSGGRVSIPKAWPLGSGWL, encoded by the coding sequence ATGTCTTCGTCCCTTGACCTTGCGCAGCGTGCGCTGAGTGACAGTCAGTCGCGCGTTATCCCGGATTATCGGCCCGGTTATCACATTTCTCCGCCGGCAGGCTGGATGAACGACCCTAACGGGGTCGTGTACTTTCGTGGCGAATACCACGTGTTCTATCAGCATTACCCCTTCGACGCGAAATGGGGCCCGATGTATTGGGGGCACGCCAAGAGTGCCGATCTGGTTCATTGGCAGCACCTGCCCATTGCGCTGGCACCCGGCGATGACTACGACCGTGACGGTTGTTTTTCCGGTAGCGCCGTGGTGTGTGGCGATACCCTGGCGCTGATCTACACCGGGCACACCTGGCTGGGGGAAGTGGGTGATGAGCGCTTCATCCGTCAAGTCCAGTGCCTGGCAACCAGTACCGATGGCATCCGGTTCGCCAAACATGGCGTCGTCATCGACACCGCGCCGCAAGACACCATCATGCACTTTCGTGACCCCAAGGTATGGCAGGAGGATGACTGTTGGTACCTGATTGCCGGCGCACGTCTGGGCGATGTGCCGCTGCTGCCGTTGTACCGCTCCACCGATCTGCACGCTTGGGAGTTCCTTGACTATGTGTCCAGCGGCAACGCGGGCGATGGTTATATGTGGGAATGCCCGGATCTGTTCCGCCTGAATGGACGCGATGTACTGCTGTACTCTCCCCAGGGCATGCAAGCCGAAGGTTACGACCGGCTCAACAAGTACCAGACCGGTTATCGAGTGGGCGAACTCGATAGCAAATGGCACTTCACTGGCGGGCCTTTTATCGAACTGGATAACGGCCACGACTTCTATGCCGCGCAAACGCTACAAGCCGCTGATGGTCGGCGCCTTGTGTGGGCTTGGCTCGACATGTGGGAAAGCCCGATGCCGAGCCAGGCCCACCACTGGTGCGGCATGCTCGGTTTGCCGCGCGAACTTGAGCTGTGTGCCGATCGCCTTTGCGTGTATCCGGCACGGGAGCTCACCGCTTTGCGCAAGGCGCCATTGCCGGGCACGGCTTGGTGGGATGAGTCCGGCACCCGGTGGGTGCCAGACGTGAAAGGCGACATGCTCGAAATCCATGTGCATCTGGATCTGCTCGGCTGCACCGGGGACTTGGGGATCGCCTTGCGTTGCAGCGATGATGGCCGTGAAGAAACCCTGCTCTACTATGATCCATCACTGCAGCGCCTAGTGCTTGACCGCAGCCACTCGGGTGCGCAAGTCAGCGGCCAGCGCAGCGTGGCGATAGACCCGACACAAGAGCGGCTGGAACTGCGTGTGTTCCTTGATCGCTCGTCCATCGAGGTGTTCGACGAAAACGGGCGTTTCAGCCTCAGCAGTCGCCTCTACCCGCGGCCCGACAGTCTGGGGGTGAAGCTGTTTGCCAGCGGGAGTGGCGGGCGTGTCTCGATTCCCAAGGCATGGCCGCTCGGTTCTGGCTGGCTATGA
- a CDS encoding sn-glycerol-3-phosphate ABC transporter ATP-binding protein UgpC, producing the protein MIKLKLDNVNKQLGGARILRDINLEIAAGEFVVFVGPSGCGKSTLLRLIAGLDSICAGELLIDGRRVNDLEPRERGVGMVFQSYALYPHMSVYDNISFGLKLAKTEKSSLRERVLKTAQILQLDKLLQRKPKELSGGQRQRVAMGRAMAREPDILLFDEPLSNLDASLRVQMRNEIARLHDRLSSTMIYVTHDQVEAMTLADKIVVLNGGHVEQVGSPRELYERPASRFVAGFLGSPRMNFLPARLHALGETSQVDTPVLGMTTLPFDSSNLAAGAQLSLGIRPEHVSLKAADGTAGVVVTGVEYLGSETYVHLDTGQDEPLTCRCEVSAGWQVGDRVELQLDIDNLHLFDADGAALKRHPQAIETLPDGASLRPVRARAL; encoded by the coding sequence GTGATCAAATTGAAACTGGACAACGTGAACAAACAATTGGGTGGCGCGCGGATTCTTCGCGACATCAACCTGGAAATCGCTGCGGGTGAGTTCGTGGTGTTCGTCGGCCCTTCGGGCTGCGGAAAATCGACCCTGCTACGGCTGATCGCCGGGCTGGATTCGATCTGCGCCGGCGAGCTGCTGATCGACGGGCGACGGGTCAACGACCTGGAGCCGCGCGAGCGTGGCGTCGGCATGGTGTTTCAGTCTTATGCGCTGTACCCGCACATGAGCGTCTACGACAACATCAGTTTTGGTCTCAAGCTGGCCAAGACTGAAAAGAGCAGCCTGCGCGAGCGCGTGCTGAAAACTGCGCAAATCCTGCAATTGGACAAACTCCTGCAACGCAAACCGAAAGAACTGTCTGGAGGGCAGCGTCAGCGTGTGGCCATGGGCAGAGCCATGGCGCGGGAACCGGACATTTTGTTGTTCGATGAGCCGCTTTCCAACCTTGATGCATCCTTGCGGGTGCAGATGCGCAACGAAATCGCCCGGCTGCATGACCGACTGAGCTCGACCATGATCTACGTCACCCACGATCAAGTGGAAGCGATGACCCTGGCCGACAAAATTGTCGTGCTCAATGGCGGTCACGTAGAACAGGTCGGTTCACCCCGCGAACTCTATGAGCGTCCGGCCAGCCGCTTTGTCGCCGGTTTTCTCGGTTCGCCCAGAATGAACTTTCTACCGGCACGCCTGCATGCCCTGGGCGAAACCAGCCAGGTCGATACTCCCGTTTTAGGGATGACCACCCTGCCCTTCGACAGCTCGAACCTGGCGGCAGGCGCGCAGTTGAGCCTGGGGATTCGTCCGGAGCATGTCTCCCTCAAGGCGGCGGATGGAACCGCCGGCGTTGTCGTGACCGGGGTCGAATACCTGGGCAGCGAAACCTATGTGCACCTGGATACCGGGCAGGACGAGCCGTTGACCTGTCGTTGTGAGGTCAGCGCCGGTTGGCAGGTGGGCGATCGGGTCGAACTACAACTGGACATCGACAACCTGCACCTGTTCGACGCCGACGGCGCCGCCTTGAAGCGCCATCCACAAGCCATTGAAACCCTGCCGGATGGCGCTTCTCTGCGCCCGGTACGAGCACGCGCCCTATGA
- a CDS encoding carbohydrate ABC transporter permease, whose amino-acid sequence MSPRLLKKNLLRLGFWCLIGILLLYAVFPFYYAIVTSLKPSSALFEVSYWIENPDFSNYAAVLHQASFLRAIGNSLVVALCVVTLALFLSLTAAYALGRVKFRGRGTVLMMVLGVSMFPQVAVLSGLFEVIRALGLYNTSWALILSYTIFTLPFTVWVLTTFMGQLPHELEEAAIMDGASPWVTLTRVLLPLLWPALVTTGLLAFIAAWNEFLFALTFTLTDTQRTVPVAIALISGGSPHELPWGLLMAASVLVTVPLVILVLIFQRRIVSGLTAGALKG is encoded by the coding sequence ATGAGCCCGCGCCTGCTGAAAAAAAACCTGTTGCGCCTCGGGTTCTGGTGTCTGATCGGGATTTTGCTGCTGTATGCGGTGTTCCCTTTCTACTACGCCATCGTCACGTCGCTGAAGCCGTCCAGCGCCTTGTTCGAGGTGAGCTACTGGATCGAAAACCCCGACTTCTCCAATTACGCGGCGGTACTCCACCAAGCCTCATTCCTGCGGGCGATTGGTAATTCGCTGGTGGTCGCACTGTGTGTAGTGACACTGGCGCTGTTCCTCAGCCTGACCGCCGCCTATGCCTTGGGCCGAGTGAAATTCCGTGGACGTGGCACGGTGTTGATGATGGTCCTTGGCGTGTCGATGTTTCCCCAGGTCGCGGTGCTCTCGGGGCTGTTCGAGGTGATCCGCGCCCTGGGTCTGTACAACACGTCCTGGGCGTTGATCCTGAGCTACACGATTTTCACCCTGCCCTTCACCGTCTGGGTGCTGACCACGTTCATGGGGCAACTGCCCCATGAACTGGAGGAAGCGGCAATCATGGATGGCGCTTCACCCTGGGTCACGCTGACCCGCGTGCTGTTGCCGCTGCTCTGGCCTGCACTGGTCACCACTGGCTTATTGGCCTTCATCGCGGCGTGGAACGAGTTCCTGTTTGCCCTGACCTTCACCCTCACCGACACCCAACGCACGGTGCCGGTCGCCATCGCCTTGATTTCCGGCGGCAGCCCCCATGAGTTGCCTTGGGGATTGTTGATGGCTGCATCGGTGCTGGTCACCGTCCCACTGGTGATTCTGGTGCTGATCTTCCAGCGCCGAATCGTTTCCGGTCTCACTGCCGGCGCGTTAAAGGGTTGA
- a CDS encoding carbohydrate ABC transporter permease: MSVSTTHAPFDELLLTRETPVQRRRVRAAWLFLTPMLLCLALVAAWPLLRTFWFSLTDANLADTGGGTFIGLSNYLFHNGSSWSGILVDPQWWNAVRNTLHFTVVSVGLEVVLGLLVALLLNIKFTGRSLVRALILIPWAIPTIVSAKIWSWMLNDQFGIINHLMLSLGLIDAPLAWTADADLSMWAVIIVDVWKTVPFVTLLMLAALQMLPSDCYEAARVDGIHPLKVFWRVTLPLLMPALLVAAIFRILDSLRVFDVIYVLTSNSSSTMSMSVYARQHLVEFQDVGYGSAASTLLFLVVAVIAMLYLYLGRRQLEVRS; encoded by the coding sequence GTGTCTGTCTCTACTACCCATGCCCCCTTTGACGAGCTTCTGCTCACCAGGGAAACGCCCGTACAACGCCGCCGCGTGCGTGCTGCCTGGTTGTTTCTGACACCGATGCTGCTGTGTCTGGCGCTAGTGGCCGCCTGGCCGCTACTGCGCACATTCTGGTTCAGCCTGACCGACGCCAACCTGGCTGACACCGGTGGCGGAACGTTCATAGGCTTGAGCAATTATCTGTTCCACAACGGTTCCAGTTGGTCGGGCATCCTCGTCGATCCACAATGGTGGAACGCTGTGCGCAACACCTTGCATTTCACCGTAGTGTCGGTGGGACTGGAAGTCGTATTGGGGCTGCTGGTGGCGTTGCTGCTGAACATCAAGTTCACCGGCCGCTCTCTGGTACGTGCGTTGATTCTGATTCCGTGGGCGATTCCGACCATTGTCTCGGCGAAGATCTGGTCATGGATGCTTAACGACCAGTTCGGCATCATCAATCACCTGATGCTGAGCCTCGGTCTGATTGACGCGCCCCTGGCCTGGACGGCAGACGCCGATCTGTCGATGTGGGCGGTGATCATCGTTGACGTCTGGAAGACCGTGCCTTTTGTCACGCTGCTGATGCTGGCGGCCTTGCAGATGTTGCCGAGCGATTGCTACGAAGCCGCAAGGGTCGATGGCATTCATCCGCTGAAAGTGTTCTGGCGTGTCACGCTTCCTCTGTTGATGCCTGCACTGCTGGTGGCGGCGATCTTCCGCATCCTCGACTCGCTGCGGGTATTCGACGTTATCTATGTGCTGACCTCGAATTCGTCGAGCACCATGAGTATGTCGGTGTATGCCCGCCAGCACCTGGTGGAGTTCCAGGACGTCGGTTACGGCAGCGCGGCTTCGACGCTGTTGTTTCTGGTGGTGGCAGTGATCGCCATGCTTTATCTCTACCTCGGACGCCGTCAACTGGAGGTCCGCTCATGA